From one Nonomuraea polychroma genomic stretch:
- a CDS encoding alpha/beta hydrolase family protein has translation MTRILCAAGIALCLLTAAPVRTSETGPAPSPPIAVPPDLKASDVSFPGSGGLTMQGTVISPSTAEPPRRPGLVLVTGAGPGSPRTRHLTEAVEFARQGMSVLIYDKRSVGYSLFHRSYAQLADDALGAVAALRSQPGVDPGRVGLWGQSEGGWVVPIAATRSKNVAFVVLVGANSLPPLRQQTWAVKAGLRRAGVRGSLVDRAELNMYRMLDSLGMFPEAHYDPRPTIAAVRLPVLAIWGTHDLLTPPVESPPGFVAALEKGGNRRYTIRFFGNAEHSAFKTLDGGVTRLEELAPGYADLVGSWVGDVVAGRAPLARTSGPTPVQESPTVPVHRSAWWESAVVQLAALALFVVAFGAYPVVALVRRVRGRSQAPVSRAARLLSAGGLVVVPGLFVYVMYLLMSGGEMAFPGPVVAGRPLIWLALQGLAVACMVATVVTALSWRRARLTVARGENVRLGLLLAGGTALIPWALYWGLLLP, from the coding sequence ATGACACGAATCCTTTGTGCGGCCGGCATCGCCCTCTGCCTGCTGACCGCCGCCCCCGTTCGCACTTCCGAGACCGGTCCCGCGCCTTCGCCGCCGATCGCCGTACCGCCCGACCTGAAAGCGTCGGACGTGAGCTTTCCCGGCAGTGGAGGCCTCACGATGCAGGGCACAGTCATCTCACCCTCCACAGCCGAGCCGCCACGCCGCCCCGGGCTCGTCCTGGTGACGGGAGCGGGGCCAGGCTCACCGCGCACGCGACACCTGACGGAGGCCGTCGAGTTCGCCCGCCAGGGCATGTCCGTGCTGATCTACGACAAACGATCCGTGGGTTACTCACTCTTCCATAGGTCCTACGCGCAACTCGCCGACGACGCGCTCGGCGCCGTGGCCGCGTTACGCTCACAGCCCGGGGTCGACCCCGGAAGGGTCGGATTATGGGGGCAGAGCGAGGGAGGCTGGGTGGTCCCCATCGCGGCCACCCGCTCGAAGAACGTCGCCTTCGTCGTGCTTGTCGGTGCGAACAGCCTGCCACCGCTGCGGCAGCAGACCTGGGCGGTGAAGGCGGGGCTGCGCCGGGCCGGTGTCAGGGGCTCGCTGGTCGACCGTGCCGAGCTCAACATGTATCGGATGCTCGACAGCCTCGGGATGTTCCCGGAGGCTCATTACGACCCGCGTCCGACCATTGCCGCCGTACGCCTGCCGGTGCTCGCCATCTGGGGCACCCACGACCTGCTGACGCCGCCCGTCGAGAGCCCGCCGGGATTCGTCGCCGCCTTGGAGAAGGGCGGCAACAGGCGCTACACGATCCGCTTCTTCGGCAACGCCGAGCACTCCGCCTTCAAGACCCTTGACGGCGGCGTCACCCGGTTGGAGGAGCTCGCGCCCGGCTACGCCGACCTGGTCGGCTCCTGGGTGGGCGATGTGGTGGCGGGCAGAGCGCCCCTCGCGCGGACGTCGGGGCCGACGCCCGTACAGGAATCGCCGACCGTGCCGGTCCATCGTTCCGCCTGGTGGGAGTCGGCGGTGGTCCAGCTCGCGGCGCTGGCGCTGTTCGTGGTCGCGTTCGGCGCCTATCCCGTGGTGGCGCTGGTGCGGCGGGTTCGCGGTCGCTCCCAGGCCCCGGTATCGAGGGCCGCGCGGTTGCTCAGCGCCGGCGGGCTCGTGGTGGTGCCCGGTCTGTTCGTCTACGTGATGTATCTGCTGATGAGCGGTGGTGAGATGGCATTTCCCGGGCCGGTCGTGGCGGGGCGTCCGCTGATCTGGCTCGCGCTGCAGGGCTTGGCGGTGGCTTGCATGGTCGCAACGGTCGTCACTGCACTCTCCTGGCGCCGCGCCCGCCTCACCGTGGCCCGTGGTGAGAACGTACGACTCGGCCTGCTGCTCGCTGGAGGAACCGCGCTCATCCCGTGGGCTCTTTACTGGGGCCTGCTGCTTCCGTAA
- a CDS encoding bifunctional FO biosynthesis protein CofGH codes for MDLVSDSALRRALARARDGKTLDVAEATVLLHARGPHLDSLLEHASRVRDAGLEAAGRTGIITYSRKVFIPLTRLCRDRCGYCTFATAPHKLPSPYLSPDEVLEIARQGAAMGCKEALFTLGDRPEDRWRPAREWLDAQGYDDTLSYVRAMAIKVLEETGLLPHLNPGVLSWRDLQRLKPVAPSMGMMLETTSRRLFEEKGQPHYGSPDKDPAVRLRVLEDAGRTNVPFTTGILIGIGETVQDRAESIFAIRRVAREYGGIQEVIVQNFRAKPDTAMRGLPDADLQELAATIAVARLVLGPRVRLQAPPNLVDSEYELMIRAGIDDWGGVSPLTPDHVNPERPWPQIDELAARTGEAGFRLRERLTIYPEYVLAGEPWLDPRLTAHVAALADPATGLAREDAVLEGRPWQEPDGGFAASGRVDLHVEVDTSGRAQDRRDDFDHVYGDWDALRDRLDAVGPAPGVRGGDGDVPSAGAAGAEGVSAGAGAAVSGVPLEAASTPAVPAGGVTGEVWQALRRAEADPAGLTDDEAVALLGAEGEALDELAAIADALRKQTVGDDVTYVVNRNINFTNVCYTGCRFCAFAQRRTDADAYTLSLDQVADRAQEAWEAGATEVCMQGGIHPDLPGTAYFDIARAVKARTPDMHVHAFSPMEVINGASRTNMSIRDWLEAAKEAGVDSLPGTAAEILDDDVRWVLTKGKLPTKEWIEVITTAHKVGIPTTSTMMYGHVDTRLHWVRHIKLIRRLQEETGGFSEFVLLPFVHTSAPIYLAGVARPGPTSHENRAVHALARILLHGAIDNIQCSWVKLRDDLCRQVLQGGVNDLGGTLMEETISRMAGSENGSYKTISELRAMVEVTGRPVRQRTTEYGVPSPERLQASAASDGVCQSVRRVLPIAQL; via the coding sequence ATGGATCTGGTCAGTGATTCCGCGCTCCGCCGTGCGCTCGCCCGTGCCCGCGACGGCAAGACCCTTGACGTCGCCGAGGCGACCGTACTGCTGCACGCCCGTGGCCCCCACCTCGACTCACTCCTGGAACACGCCTCCCGCGTGCGCGACGCCGGACTGGAGGCGGCCGGCCGGACCGGGATCATCACCTACAGCAGGAAGGTGTTCATCCCGCTGACCAGGTTGTGCCGCGACCGTTGCGGATACTGCACGTTCGCGACCGCGCCGCACAAGCTGCCGTCGCCGTACCTGAGCCCCGACGAGGTGCTGGAGATCGCCCGGCAGGGGGCGGCGATGGGGTGCAAGGAGGCACTGTTCACGCTGGGGGACCGGCCCGAGGACCGCTGGCGTCCGGCCCGCGAGTGGCTCGACGCGCAGGGCTACGACGACACGTTGTCGTACGTGCGGGCCATGGCGATCAAGGTGCTGGAGGAGACCGGGCTGTTGCCGCACCTCAACCCCGGGGTGCTGAGCTGGCGTGACCTGCAGCGCCTGAAGCCCGTCGCGCCGTCCATGGGGATGATGCTGGAGACGACGTCGCGGCGGCTGTTCGAGGAGAAGGGGCAGCCGCACTACGGCTCGCCCGACAAGGACCCGGCGGTGCGGCTGCGCGTCCTGGAGGACGCGGGGCGGACCAACGTGCCGTTCACGACGGGGATCCTGATCGGCATCGGGGAGACCGTCCAGGACCGGGCCGAGTCGATCTTCGCGATCCGGCGGGTGGCCCGCGAGTACGGCGGGATCCAGGAGGTCATCGTCCAGAACTTCCGCGCCAAGCCGGACACCGCCATGCGCGGGTTGCCCGATGCCGACCTGCAGGAGCTTGCCGCCACCATCGCCGTGGCCCGCCTCGTCCTCGGCCCGCGCGTCCGGCTCCAGGCGCCGCCGAACCTGGTGGACTCCGAGTACGAGCTCATGATCCGGGCCGGGATCGACGACTGGGGCGGGGTGTCGCCGCTGACCCCCGACCACGTCAACCCCGAACGGCCGTGGCCGCAGATCGACGAACTGGCCGCCCGTACGGGGGAGGCGGGGTTCCGGCTGCGGGAACGGCTGACGATCTATCCGGAGTACGTGCTGGCCGGGGAACCCTGGCTGGACCCGCGCCTGACCGCCCACGTGGCCGCCTTGGCGGACCCGGCGACAGGGCTGGCCCGCGAGGACGCCGTGCTGGAGGGCCGGCCGTGGCAGGAGCCCGACGGCGGGTTCGCCGCGTCTGGGCGGGTGGATCTGCACGTGGAGGTGGACACGTCGGGGCGCGCCCAGGACCGGCGGGACGACTTCGACCACGTGTACGGCGACTGGGACGCCCTGCGTGACCGTCTCGACGCAGTAGGACCGGCGCCTGGAGTGCGCGGTGGCGACGGTGATGTCCCATCGGCGGGTGCCGCGGGGGCGGAGGGTGTGTCGGCGGGTGCTGGGGCGGCGGTGAGCGGCGTGCCGTTGGAGGCCGCGTCGACGCCTGCCGTGCCGGCGGGTGGGGTCACGGGGGAGGTGTGGCAGGCGCTCAGGCGGGCCGAGGCGGATCCGGCGGGTCTGACCGACGACGAGGCCGTCGCGCTGCTCGGCGCGGAAGGGGAGGCGCTCGACGAGCTGGCGGCCATTGCCGACGCCCTCAGGAAGCAGACCGTGGGCGACGACGTGACCTACGTCGTCAACAGGAACATCAACTTCACCAACGTCTGCTACACCGGCTGCCGCTTCTGCGCCTTCGCACAACGCCGCACCGACGCCGACGCGTACACGCTGAGCCTCGACCAGGTGGCCGACCGGGCGCAGGAGGCATGGGAGGCAGGGGCGACCGAGGTGTGCATGCAGGGCGGCATCCACCCCGACCTGCCCGGCACCGCGTACTTCGACATCGCCAGGGCCGTGAAGGCGCGCACCCCGGACATGCACGTGCACGCGTTCTCGCCGATGGAGGTGATCAACGGCGCGAGCCGGACGAACATGTCCATCCGGGATTGGCTGGAGGCGGCCAAGGAGGCGGGCGTCGACTCGCTTCCCGGGACGGCGGCGGAGATCCTCGACGACGACGTGCGCTGGGTGCTGACCAAGGGCAAGCTCCCGACGAAGGAGTGGATCGAGGTCATCACGACCGCGCACAAGGTCGGCATCCCGACCACCTCCACCATGATGTACGGCCACGTCGACACCCGCCTGCACTGGGTCAGGCACATCAAGCTGATCAGGCGCCTGCAGGAGGAGACCGGCGGGTTCTCGGAGTTCGTGCTGCTGCCGTTCGTGCACACCAGTGCGCCCATCTACCTGGCCGGCGTCGCCCGCCCCGGCCCCACGAGCCACGAGAACCGGGCAGTGCACGCGCTGGCCAGGATCCTGCTGCACGGCGCGATCGACAACATCCAGTGCTCGTGGGTGAAGCTCCGCGACGACCTGTGCCGCCAGGTGCTCCAGGGCGGCGTGAACGACCTCGGCGGCACGCTGATGGAGGAGACGATCAGCAGGATGGCCGGCTCGGAGAACGGCTCGTACAAGACCATCAGCGAGCTGCGCGCGATGGTGGAGGTCACCGGCAGGCCGGTCAGGCAGCGCACCACCGAGTACGGCGTCCCGAGCCCCGAGCGCCTGCAGGCGTCCGCGGCGAGCGACGGCGTCTGCCAGAGCGTCAGGCGGGTGTTGCCGATCGCTCAGTTGTAA
- a CDS encoding substrate-binding and VWA domain-containing protein, with protein sequence MRLGRHRAALSPEQRRRKALQRGMLAGLTAVAVAVTAVFVVFGGVGPLCSTREPVLVSVAAAVDVSPAVMEAAGRFNDTKTSVGGRCVLVQVTEHPPATVLRTLIGDRAGVLRERPDGWIADSSAWIRLARQQGASALPAGESVVATSPLVFATRSSLAQRFAVGKTEMNWRMVFPSTVRGRLTPTANEPDVVRVPDPSLAGAGIATVAAARDVVGTGSDADKALTAFVRWAQAGSAPDYRSMLDAVDDRAFWQRPVVIVPEQSVWNHNLRPSADPVVALHPREGTINLDYPYVVTATDPTVAEASTAFAEWLRGPQAQEIVRRAGFRSGDGNQGPISPGPQIPPAAPKTRSSVSPQDIDEALRAWSRLAPPTNILVLADTSKHMAEPLKGSTRVRVALDAAKIGLQLFPDSTHMGLWEFADGLGQIKSYRERVGLGPINEPESGQVIRRSRLGEMTTTITAHPERDSSLYDSILSGFREVAGEYREDMNNTLLVITAGKDDGKGTRLTQLLEVLRRDWKPDRPVQIVIIAFGTDVDRGGLGQIAAATNGSLHVAQEPGEIIDVFLAALARRLCHPTCKPTA encoded by the coding sequence GTGCGGTTGGGTCGACACCGTGCCGCGCTGTCCCCTGAGCAGCGACGCAGGAAGGCGCTGCAGCGCGGCATGCTGGCCGGGCTCACGGCCGTGGCCGTGGCCGTCACGGCCGTCTTCGTGGTGTTCGGCGGCGTGGGCCCGCTGTGCTCCACACGAGAGCCTGTTCTGGTCAGCGTGGCCGCGGCGGTCGACGTGTCCCCCGCGGTCATGGAGGCCGCGGGGCGGTTCAACGACACGAAGACGTCGGTGGGCGGCCGGTGCGTGCTCGTCCAGGTGACCGAGCACCCTCCGGCCACCGTCCTGCGCACGCTGATCGGCGACCGGGCGGGCGTGCTGCGCGAGCGCCCCGACGGCTGGATCGCCGACTCCTCGGCCTGGATCAGGCTGGCGCGCCAGCAGGGCGCGAGCGCGTTACCGGCGGGCGAGAGCGTGGTGGCGACCTCGCCGCTGGTGTTCGCCACCCGCTCGTCGCTGGCGCAACGTTTCGCCGTGGGCAAGACCGAGATGAACTGGCGGATGGTCTTCCCTTCGACCGTGCGCGGGCGGCTGACGCCCACCGCGAACGAGCCCGACGTCGTACGCGTGCCAGACCCGTCGCTGGCCGGGGCGGGCATCGCGACCGTGGCCGCCGCCAGGGACGTCGTCGGCACCGGGTCGGACGCGGACAAGGCGCTCACCGCCTTCGTCCGGTGGGCGCAGGCGGGCTCGGCTCCCGACTACCGCAGCATGCTGGATGCGGTCGACGACCGCGCCTTCTGGCAACGCCCGGTGGTCATCGTGCCCGAGCAGTCGGTGTGGAACCACAACCTGCGCCCGTCCGCGGACCCGGTCGTCGCGCTGCACCCGCGCGAGGGCACGATCAACCTCGACTACCCGTACGTCGTGACCGCCACCGACCCCACGGTGGCCGAGGCGTCCACCGCGTTCGCCGAATGGTTGAGGGGGCCGCAGGCGCAGGAGATCGTGCGGCGGGCGGGGTTCAGGTCGGGCGACGGCAACCAGGGGCCGATCTCGCCGGGGCCGCAGATTCCGCCGGCCGCCCCGAAGACCAGGTCGTCGGTGTCGCCACAGGACATCGACGAGGCGCTGCGGGCCTGGAGCAGACTGGCCCCGCCGACCAACATCCTCGTTCTGGCCGACACCTCCAAGCACATGGCCGAGCCGCTGAAGGGCAGCACCCGGGTCAGGGTGGCACTGGACGCGGCCAAGATCGGGCTGCAGCTCTTCCCTGATTCCACGCACATGGGGTTGTGGGAGTTCGCGGACGGCCTGGGGCAGATCAAGAGCTACCGGGAGCGCGTCGGGCTCGGGCCGATCAACGAGCCGGAGAGCGGCCAGGTGATCCGCAGGAGCCGCCTGGGTGAGATGACCACCACGATCACCGCCCATCCAGAGCGGGACAGCTCGTTGTACGACTCGATTCTCAGCGGGTTCCGGGAGGTCGCCGGGGAGTACCGGGAGGACATGAACAACACGCTCCTGGTGATCACGGCAGGCAAGGACGATGGCAAGGGCACTCGCTTGACGCAGCTCCTCGAGGTGCTGCGGCGCGATTGGAAGCCGGATCGGCCCGTGCAGATCGTCATCATCGCCTTCGGGACGGATGTGGATCGCGGCGGTCTGGGGCAGATCGCGGCGGCCACCAACGGGTCGCTGCATGTGGCGCAGGAGCCGGGAGAGATCATCGACGTGTTCCTCGCAGCCCTTGCGCGGCGTCTCTGCCACCCCACGTGCAAGCCGACCGCCTGA
- a CDS encoding lytic polysaccharide monooxygenase, translating into MRRMLTLAAVVVIAVATTVFNTTPAFAHGYVNSPPSRQANCAQGRVPNCGNIIYEPQSVEGPKGLRSCHANLPQFAQLSDESKPWPVASVGSRVTFTWTFTARHATLNYEYYIGNTRVAVFSGNNQQPPATVSHTVNLSGYSGRQKVLAIWNISDTANAFYSCIDLQIGGGGNPNPTPTPTATPTRTPTPTPTPTTSPSGTWRAGVAYAVGSTVTYNGVSYRCIQAHTSLAGWEPPNVPALWQRL; encoded by the coding sequence ATGCGAAGGATGCTCACGTTAGCCGCCGTGGTGGTGATCGCCGTCGCCACCACGGTCTTCAACACGACCCCGGCGTTCGCGCACGGGTACGTCAACTCGCCGCCGAGCCGGCAGGCCAACTGCGCCCAGGGCAGGGTGCCCAACTGCGGCAACATCATCTACGAGCCGCAGAGCGTGGAGGGGCCGAAGGGGCTGCGTAGCTGCCACGCCAACCTGCCGCAGTTCGCCCAGCTGAGCGACGAGAGCAAGCCGTGGCCGGTCGCGTCGGTGGGCAGCAGGGTGACCTTCACCTGGACGTTCACCGCCAGGCACGCCACGCTCAACTACGAGTACTACATCGGCAACACCAGGGTGGCGGTGTTCAGCGGCAACAACCAGCAGCCACCGGCGACGGTCTCGCACACGGTCAACCTGTCCGGATACTCCGGCCGCCAGAAGGTCCTGGCGATCTGGAACATCTCCGACACCGCCAACGCCTTCTACTCCTGCATCGACCTGCAGATCGGTGGTGGCGGCAACCCCAACCCGACGCCCACCCCGACCGCCACCCCGACCCGCACGCCCACCCCGACGCCCACGCCGACCACCAGCCCTTCGGGCACGTGGCGGGCCGGGGTCGCCTACGCGGTCGGCAGCACGGTGACGTACAACGGCGTGAGCTACCGGTGCATTCAGGCGCACACCTCACTCGCCGGCTGGGAACCCCCGAACGTCCCGGCCCTGTGGCAACGGCTCTGA
- a CDS encoding coenzyme F420-0:L-glutamate ligase encodes MTIAGPHRVEVIAVEGVGEVRPGDDIAALLKDAGIQDGDIVVVTSKIVSKAEGRIRRAPDRIQAIEDETERVVARRGDTVISQTRHGFVMAAAGVDASNTDPGTVLLLPEDPDASAGRIRAGLAAVRVGVIVSDTFGRPWRNGLTDVAIGVAGLRPLDDFRGTSDAYGNQLSATVTALADEIAGAAELVKGKLAGVPVAIVRGLSHLVTDDDGPGVRPLVRAADDDLFRYGSRDVVFARRTIREFSDRPVDPEAVRRAVAAGIAAPAPHHTTPWRFVLVESPETRTKLLDAMREAWIEDLRGDGFGEQSIAKRIRRGDVLRNAPYLVVPCLVMEGSHTYRDARRNASEREMFVVATGAGVENFLIQLAVEGLGSAWVSSTMFCRPVVRAVLDLPDSWDPMGCVAVGHAAAPPADRAPRDPADFIVTR; translated from the coding sequence ATGACGATCGCAGGACCCCACCGCGTCGAAGTGATCGCCGTCGAGGGCGTCGGCGAGGTGCGCCCGGGAGACGACATCGCGGCCCTGCTCAAGGACGCCGGCATCCAGGACGGCGACATCGTGGTCGTCACCTCCAAGATCGTGAGCAAGGCCGAGGGCCGGATCCGCCGGGCGCCCGACCGGATCCAGGCGATCGAGGACGAGACCGAGCGGGTGGTCGCCAGGCGCGGCGACACCGTGATCTCCCAGACCCGCCACGGCTTCGTCATGGCCGCCGCCGGAGTCGACGCCTCCAACACCGACCCGGGCACCGTGCTGCTCCTCCCCGAGGATCCCGACGCCTCCGCCGGCCGCATCAGGGCGGGCCTGGCCGCCGTCCGGGTCGGCGTGATCGTCTCCGACACCTTCGGCCGGCCGTGGCGCAACGGGCTCACCGACGTGGCGATCGGGGTGGCCGGCCTGCGGCCGCTGGACGACTTCCGCGGCACGTCGGACGCGTACGGCAACCAGCTCAGCGCCACCGTCACGGCGCTGGCCGACGAGATCGCGGGCGCGGCCGAGCTGGTGAAGGGCAAGCTCGCGGGCGTGCCCGTGGCGATCGTCCGCGGGCTGTCCCACCTCGTCACGGACGACGACGGACCTGGGGTGCGGCCGCTGGTGCGGGCGGCCGACGACGACCTGTTCCGCTACGGGTCGCGGGATGTCGTGTTCGCGCGCCGTACGATCAGGGAGTTCTCCGACCGGCCCGTCGATCCCGAGGCGGTGCGCAGGGCGGTGGCGGCGGGCATCGCCGCGCCGGCGCCGCATCACACGACTCCGTGGCGGTTCGTGCTGGTCGAGTCGCCGGAGACGCGGACGAAGCTGCTCGACGCGATGCGCGAGGCGTGGATCGAGGACCTGCGCGGGGACGGGTTCGGCGAGCAGTCGATCGCCAAGCGGATCAGGCGGGGCGACGTGCTGCGTAACGCGCCCTACCTGGTGGTGCCGTGCCTGGTGATGGAGGGGTCGCACACATACCGCGACGCGCGGCGCAACGCGTCCGAGCGGGAGATGTTCGTGGTGGCGACGGGCGCCGGGGTGGAAAACTTCCTGATCCAGCTCGCCGTCGAAGGACTCGGCTCGGCGTGGGTGTCGTCCACGATGTTCTGCCGCCCTGTCGTCCGCGCGGTGCTCGACCTGCCGGACTCGTGGGACCCGATGGGGTGCGTGGCCGTGGGCCACGCGGCGGCCCCGCCAGCGGATCGCGCGCCTCGCGATCCCGCGGATTTCATCGTCACACGCTGA
- a CDS encoding glycosyltransferase family 2 protein produces MSRPYVTVIVVAHDGARWLGDTLRALAAQSRRPDRVAGVDNGSRDGSADLLAQTLGSGNVISLPRSTAFAESVAEALDRMPSRGPDEWIWLLHDDCAPDRHALEALLTAAAHDPKAAVLGPKLRDWLDRRRLLEVGVTMGVPAIGTRVSCEPRSRGRGRTGSDSAPA; encoded by the coding sequence ATGTCTCGTCCCTACGTCACCGTGATCGTCGTCGCCCACGACGGCGCACGTTGGCTCGGCGACACGCTGCGGGCTCTGGCCGCCCAGAGCCGCAGGCCCGACCGCGTGGCCGGCGTCGACAACGGCAGCAGGGACGGCTCTGCCGACCTGCTCGCCCAGACACTCGGCAGCGGCAATGTGATCTCCCTGCCGCGGTCGACCGCGTTCGCCGAGTCCGTCGCCGAGGCGCTCGACAGGATGCCCTCGCGCGGGCCCGACGAGTGGATCTGGCTGCTCCACGACGACTGCGCTCCCGACAGGCATGCCCTGGAGGCCCTGCTCACCGCGGCCGCGCACGATCCCAAGGCGGCCGTGCTCGGCCCGAAGCTGCGCGACTGGCTCGACCGCAGGCGCCTGCTCGAGGTGGGCGTGACGATGGGCGTCCCAGCCATTGGGACCCGGGTATCTTGTGAGCCACGATCGCGGGGTCGCGGCCGCACAGGGTCGGACAGCGCGCCCGCGTGA
- a CDS encoding WhiB family transcriptional regulator has protein sequence MTDPVIAQDQLDAEELGWQERALCAQTDPEAFFPEKGGSTREAKKVCRSCEVRAECLEYALEHDERFGIWGGLSERERRRIKRQAV, from the coding sequence GTGACCGATCCGGTCATCGCACAGGATCAGCTTGACGCTGAAGAACTCGGCTGGCAGGAGCGCGCGTTGTGCGCGCAGACCGATCCGGAGGCGTTCTTCCCGGAGAAGGGCGGCTCCACGAGAGAGGCCAAGAAGGTCTGCCGATCGTGCGAGGTCCGTGCCGAGTGTCTTGAATACGCACTCGAGCACGATGAGCGGTTCGGCATCTGGGGTGGGCTGTCCGAGCGGGAGCGCAGACGGATCAAGCGCCAGGCCGTTTAG
- a CDS encoding DNA-3-methyladenine glycosylase family protein — MERRWAPEGPLDVGLALSPHKRGGGDPAWRQTPDGAVWRTSRTPDGPCTLRVSVKGGCVYGQAWGPGAEWALEMLPALLGADDDISGFVVKHELLADVARKHPGVRIGRTGRVMEALVPAVLEQKVVGQEAWRAWRWLLSRYGEPAPGPAPEGMRVIPEAAVWRQIPIWHWHRSGAEAVRARTIATAAWHADKLEAAKTTQELDRLLRALPGIGVWTSAEVRQRALGDPDALSVGDFHLAKIVGYALTGEKTDDPGMLRLLEPYQGHRHRATVLITLSGLRPPARGPRMSVRDYRSF, encoded by the coding sequence ATGGAGCGCAGGTGGGCGCCCGAGGGGCCGCTGGACGTGGGGCTGGCGCTGTCGCCGCACAAGCGCGGCGGCGGCGACCCCGCCTGGCGGCAGACCCCCGACGGGGCCGTGTGGCGCACCTCCAGGACGCCCGACGGGCCGTGCACGCTCAGGGTGAGCGTCAAGGGCGGATGCGTGTACGGGCAGGCGTGGGGGCCGGGGGCGGAGTGGGCGCTGGAGATGTTGCCGGCGCTGCTCGGGGCTGACGACGACATTTCCGGATTTGTCGTCAAGCATGAGCTCCTGGCGGACGTCGCCCGGAAACATCCGGGTGTGCGAATCGGGCGGACCGGACGGGTCATGGAGGCCCTCGTACCCGCCGTGCTGGAGCAAAAGGTCGTCGGGCAGGAGGCGTGGCGGGCCTGGCGGTGGCTGCTCAGCCGTTACGGTGAGCCCGCGCCCGGCCCCGCCCCCGAGGGCATGCGGGTGATCCCCGAGGCGGCGGTGTGGCGGCAGATCCCGATCTGGCACTGGCACCGCTCGGGCGCCGAGGCCGTACGCGCCAGGACCATCGCGACCGCCGCCTGGCACGCCGACAAGCTGGAGGCGGCCAAGACCACGCAGGAGCTCGACCGGCTGCTGCGGGCCCTGCCCGGGATCGGGGTGTGGACGTCCGCTGAAGTACGCCAGCGCGCCCTGGGCGATCCCGACGCCCTGAGCGTGGGCGACTTCCACCTGGCCAAGATCGTGGGGTATGCCCTGACGGGGGAGAAGACCGACGATCCAGGGATGTTGCGGCTGCTGGAGCCGTACCAGGGCCATCGGCACCGCGCGACGGTGCTCATCACGCTCTCGGGGCTGCGTCCACCCGCACGTGGGCCCCGGATGTCCGTCCGGGACTACAGATCCTTCTGA
- the cofD gene encoding 2-phospho-L-lactate transferase — protein MHIVSLAGGIGGARFLRGLRATEPDATITVIGNTGDDITLFGLRVCPDLDTVMYTLGNGIDEEQGWGRAKESHVVKEELAAYGMEPQWFGLGDRDFATHIVRSQMLAAGYPLSQITEALCARWQPGVRLLPMSDDRCETHVVIEDEHGKRAIHFQEWWVRLRASVPAQSFALVGADTAKPAPGVLEAVEEADVVILPPSNPVVSIGTILQIPGIRDALTPKTVVGVSPIIGGAPVRGMADACLTAIGVETTAQAVLELYGPDLIDGWLVAEEDEGVALDGVRVVARPILMHDAEAAADIARTALDLALELTR, from the coding sequence ATGCACATCGTGTCACTCGCCGGCGGCATCGGCGGCGCCCGTTTCCTCCGTGGTCTGCGCGCGACCGAGCCAGACGCCACGATCACCGTCATCGGCAACACGGGTGACGACATCACCCTGTTCGGCCTGCGGGTCTGCCCCGACCTCGACACCGTGATGTACACCCTGGGCAACGGCATCGACGAGGAGCAGGGCTGGGGCCGGGCCAAGGAGTCCCACGTGGTCAAGGAGGAACTGGCCGCGTACGGGATGGAGCCGCAGTGGTTCGGGCTCGGCGACCGCGACTTCGCCACCCACATCGTCCGCTCGCAGATGCTCGCGGCAGGCTACCCGCTCTCGCAGATCACCGAGGCGCTGTGCGCGCGCTGGCAGCCGGGCGTGCGGCTGCTGCCGATGAGCGACGACCGCTGCGAGACGCACGTGGTGATCGAGGACGAGCACGGCAAACGCGCCATCCACTTCCAGGAGTGGTGGGTACGCCTGCGCGCCTCCGTCCCCGCCCAATCGTTCGCGCTGGTGGGGGCGGACACCGCCAAGCCGGCGCCGGGCGTTCTTGAGGCCGTCGAGGAGGCTGACGTGGTCATCCTGCCGCCGTCCAACCCCGTCGTCAGCATCGGCACGATCCTCCAGATCCCGGGCATCCGCGACGCCCTGACCCCCAAGACCGTGGTCGGCGTGTCGCCGATCATCGGCGGAGCTCCGGTGCGCGGCATGGCCGACGCCTGCCTGACGGCCATCGGAGTGGAGACGACCGCACAGGCCGTCCTGGAGCTCTACGGCCCGGATCTGATCGACGGCTGGCTGGTGGCCGAGGAGGACGAGGGGGTCGCGCTCGACGGCGTGCGGGTCGTCGCCCGCCCGATCCTCATGCACGACGCCGAGGCTGCGGCGGATATCGCGCGCACGGCCCTCGACCTGGCCCTGGAGCTCACCCGATGA